From the genome of Agromyces badenianii:
AGCACCGGGCCGCTCGGGGCGATCGTCGCCTTCGCCTCTCCCGTGCGCGCCGGCCTCGTGCGGGCGACCGGCGAGGTCGCCGACTGGGTCGCGGCCCAGGTCGAGCTCGGCGAGCTCGACGCGTCGCGCGCGGCCCTCGCCGAGGCCGAGGTGCGGGCGCTGCGCGCGCAGATCAGCCCGCACTTCATCTACAACTCGCTGAACGCGATCGCCTCGTTCATCAACACCGACCCGGCGCAGGCCCGCGAACTCGTGCTCGAGTTCGCCGACTTCACGCGCTACTCGTTCCGCCGGCACGGCGACTTCACGACGGTCGCCGAGGAGCTGCGCTCGATCGACAGCTACCTGCGGCTCGAGCGCGCCCGCTTCGGCGAGCGCCTGAAGGTGACGCTGCAGATCGCCCCCGAGGTGCTCTCGACCGTCGTGCCGTTCCTGTCGATCCAGCCGCTCGTCGAGAACGCCGTGCGGCACGGACTCGAGTCGAAGGAGGGCGGCGGGCGCATCACGATCACCGCCGACGACTCCGGCTCGTTCGCCGAGATCACCGTCGAAGACGACGGCGTCGGCATCGACCCCGAGGCCCTCGCGGCGGTGTTCGCCGGCGCCAAGGCGGGCGGCGAGCACGTGGGCCTGCGCAACGTCGACGCCCGCCTCCGGCAGGTGTACGGCGACGACCACGGCCTCGTCGTCGAGACCAACATCGGCGCGGGCACGCTCGTGCGCATGCGGGTGCCGAAATCCGGTCCGAGACGACCCTCGGCAGGGGCGAGTCCCGATGGGAGACTGGAACCATGATCTCCGTGCTCATCGCCGATGACGAGCAACCTGCGATCGACGAACTGGCCTTCCTGCTCGGGCAGGATCCCCGGATCGGCATGATCCACCAGGCCTTGTCGGGCGCAGAGGCTATCCGCCTGCTCACCCGGGAGCCGGTCGACGCCGCATTCCTCGACATCCACATGCCCGGACTCACGGGGTTCGACCTCGCCCGCGCCCTCGCCCGGTTCGAGCACCGACCCGTGCTCGTCTTCGTCACCGCCGACGAAGAGGGGGCGATCGAGGCGTTCGACCTCGCCGCGGTCGACTACCTGCTGAAGCCCGTGCGCACCGAGCGGCTGCATCGTTCGGTCGGTCGCATCGCCGAGGCGCTGAAGGCCGGCTCGACGAACCAGGCCGCCGCCGGGGCATCCGCAGAGCCCGAGATGATCGCCGTCACCCTCGGCGGCACGACCCGCATGATCCGCCGCGACGACGTGCGCTACGTGCAGGCGCAGGGCGACTACGCGCGACTGCACACCGAAGAGGCGAGCTATCTCGTGCGGGTGCCGATGAGCGACCTCGAGCGGCAGTGGGCCGATGCCGGATTCGTGCGGGTGCACCGCTCGTACCTCGTGTCGTTGGCGCACCTCAGCCGCATCCGGCTGGGTTCCGACCACCCGAGCGTCACGGTGGGCCAGGCCGAGCTGCCGGTCAGCCGGCGGCTGCTGCCGGCACTGCGCGACCGGCTCGACCAGGCGATGATCCGGCCGAGGACGTAACGTGGGCGAGTCGTCGAGCGAGCGAGCGGATGCCGCGGGGCCGCCGCCCCGGATCCGGGTCACCGCTCCGCGGCCCGGCGCGGCCGGGGCATCCATCGGACCGTTGCCGCAGCACGGCACCGGAGCGCCGACCAGTGACATCGCGGGAGTGTACGCGCGCTCGCTGATCCGCTCGCAGCTCCGGCTCGCGATCGTCTTCGCGGTCGGGTTCGGCATCGCGACGGCGTTCTTCGTGCTCGCGATCACCCTTCTGCCCCAGCTCGACACGACCTTCGTGTACGGGGTGCCCGCCTCGTGGCTGCTGCTCGGCGCGGGCGTGTATCCGCTCACCATCACCGTCGCGGGCCTCTACGTGCGCGCGGCCTCGCGCAACGAGGCACGCTACCGCTCGCTCACGGAGGCCGAGTGAACCCCGTCGTCGGCTACACCGCGATCGCCGCCGTCGCCCTCGCCTCGGCGTTCATCGGGTTCTACGGGCTGCGCGTCTCGCGCACGACGAGCGACTTCTACGTCGCCTCGCGCACGGTGCGACCGTGGTGGAACGCCTCGGCCATCGGCGGCGAGTACCTCTCGGCCGCGTCGTTCCTCGGCATCGCGGGGCTCATCCTGCTGCAGGGCTCGGGCGGGCTGTGGTTCCCGATCGGCTACACCGCCGGATACCTCATGCTCCTGCTCTTCGTCGCCGCCCCGCTGCGCCGCTCGGGCGCCTACACGATCCCCGATTTCACCGAGGCGCGACTCGAGTCGACCTGGGCGAGGCGCGTCACGTCGACGCTCGTCATCGTCGTCGGATGGTTCTACATCGTGCCGCAGCTGCAGGGCGCCGCGCTCACGGTGCGCATCACGACCGGGCTGCCGTCGTGGGTCGGTTCGGTCGCCGTCGCCGTGATCGTCGGCGTCATCGTCGCGGCGGGCGGCATGCGGTCGATCACCTTCGTGCAGGCGTTCCAGTTCTGGCTGAAGCTCACCGCGCTCGCCGTGCCGGTCGTGGCGCTGCTCCTCATCGTCGGGGGTGGCGAGCCGGCGCCGGAGCTCACTCCGGCCGAGGCCTTCCCGCCGGCCGCGAGCCCCAGCAACCTCGACGCGTACCGCACCGTCTCGCTCATGGTGGCGCTGCTCTTCGGCACCCTCGGACTCCCGCACGTGCTCGTGCGCTTCTACACGAACCCCGACGGCGTCGCCGCGCGCCGAACGACGGTCATCGTGCTCGGGCTGCTGTCGGTGTTCTACCTGTTCCCCACCGTGTTCGGTCTCCTCGGCCGGGCGTTCGCACCCGACCTGGCCGCCCCCGGCGAGGCCGACGCCCTCATCCTGCTGCTGCCCGGGCGTCTCGTGCCGGGTCTCGGCGGCGATGTGCTCACCGCGTTCGTCATCGCCGGCGCGTTCGGCGCCTTCCTCTCGACGTCGTCGGGACTCGTCGTCTCGCTCGCCGGTGTGATCAGTCAGGATTTGCTCGGCGGCAGCGTGCGCGGATTCCGCATCGCGGCGATCGTCTCGTCGCTCGTCCCGCTGCTCGTCGCGCTCACGACCGAGTCGTCCGGGCTCGCCGGAAGCGTGGGGCTGGTCTTCGCGTTCACGGCGTCGACGCTCTGCCCGATCCTGATCCTCGGCATCTGGTGGCGCGGACTCACCGCGCGCGGGGCGATCTCCGGCATGGTCACGGGCGCGGTGCTCTCGGGCGTCGCCATCCTCGGCGGCCCGCTAATCACCGCGGCGGTTCCCGCCATCCGGCCGTTCGTCGAGCAGCCGGCCGCCTGGACGGTGCCGGTCGCCTTCATCGTGACCGTGGTGGTCTCCCGCGCCGACCGCCGCGGCATCCCGCGCGGCACCGATGCGTTCCTCGCGAGACTGCACGTGCCCGAAGCCGGCCGATCCCCCACGCCCGACGCGGGCCGGCGCTAGGTTCCGTCGGCTGCGCCGCCGCGTCGCGCCTCGACCGGTCGGTCGCCCCAAGCCGCGAGCCGCGCCTCGAGCCCCGACCGCACCGCAGGCCAGTCGTCGATGATCACCGAGTAGACGGCGCTGTCGCGCCAACTGCCGTCGGCACGGCGCTTGTGGCGGCGCAGCACGCCGTCGAGCCGAGCGCCGAGCCGCTCGATCGCGGCGCGCGATCGAGCGTTGTTCGCGTCGGCCTGGATCTTCACTCGGCCGAAGCCGTTTCGGAACGCGAGATCGAGCAGCAGCAGCTTCGTCTCGGGGTTGACCGTCGTGCCCCACACGCCGGGGTCGTAGGCCGTCCACCCGATGTGCGTCGACTCGTTCGGCAGGTCGAAGTCGGCGAGCTTCGTGGCGCCCACCACCCGGCCGTCGTCGGCGCCGCCGCGGAGGCGCACGGTCCACGGCATCGCCGAGTCACCGGCGTCGTAGTACGACCGCGCGAACGCCTCGAACGCGGCGAGATCGGCCGGGAGTCCCGCCGGACCGCCGCCGTACCCGCCCGCGAAGACCTCTGGCCGGGCGATCGCACGGTACAGCTCGGCGGTGTCGGCCTCGTCGAACGGATCGAGGCGGATGAATCGGCCGATGAGCGGGTCGGCGGCGGGGAGCGTCGCGGTCACCCGAAGAGTCTCGCACGGCCGCGAGCCGAGGCGGCCGGCCGTGGTGGCCTCGCGCCGGGGCTTCCGCTCGCCCCGCGACATCCCTACCATGACGAAAGCAGGACTCCGTCGAACGAGAGGTGGGGAGCCATGGGCGCTCTGGACGACATCACGAAGAAGGCACAGGACTTCGTCGAAGAGAACAAGGAGAAGATCTCCGAAGTGCTCGGCAGCGAGCAGGCCGAAGACATCAGCGACAAGGTGCTGGACGGCGTCGCCGAGGCGGCGAAGAAGGTCGTTCCCGAAGAGCACCACGCCAAGATCGACGACGTTCGCGGCAACGTCGACGGAGCCATCGGCACCGACAAGAAGTAGCGGTCACCGCTCGAGGGGGCGGATGTCACGGACATCCGCCCCCTCTGTCGCCGTCGCGGCGGACGTGCGTCAGGCTCGCCCGCGGCGCCGGCGCACGATCGCGATGACGGCGAAGCCGCCGCCGATCATGAGCAGGGCCGAGATCAGTCGCGCGGCGAGCTCGCCCCCGTCGACGCCGGTCGCGGGCAGCGGCAGGTCGAAGCGGTTGTCGACCGTAATGGTGACGGGGGCGCCGCCGCCGACGACCACCGGAGCGGCCTCGGTCGCACTCACCGTCACCGCGGCCGCGCCGCCGGCGTCGACCTCCTCGGCCCAGCACTCGGTGCCGATGGGCAGCCCGTCGATCCGCTTCGTCTCACCCGCGGTGATCGCGATCGGTTCGGCGTCGAGCGCGACGTACGGGTCGTTGGCACCGCGGTCGAGCACGCACGTGAGCTCGATGCGGAAGGTCTTGCCCGTCGCCTGCGACGTGACTCCGCTCACCGTCTTCTCGAGCTCGAGACTGCCGAACTCGAAGGTGTTCGTCGCCGTGATCGTCAGTCGCTGCGCCGTCTCGGATGCCTCGACGATCGCCGCGTCGTCGTAGGAGTCGAAGTCGACCGACCACGCAGACGCGCCGCCCGCATCGGTCTCGGCGCCGAAGCAGTGCGTGCCGCCCGGCAGTAGAACCGGGTCGCCGTCGGCGTCGACGATCTCGACCGTCTCGCCGGCCGTGATCTCGACCGCGCCGTCGTGGAGGGTGACGAGTTGCCCGTCGACCTCGACCTGGCAGGTGACCTGCACCGTGAAGACCGCGCCGGTGACGTACTCGGCATCGGCCGCCTCGCCGTCGACCTGCTTCACGAGTTCGACCGTGCCGAGCGAGAACTTGTTGACGAAGCCGGCCGTGACGACCGTCTCGACGCCCTGCTCCGTCTGATCGGGGATCGTGACGGTCACGGGCGGCGCCGGTTCGTCGGCGTTGCCCGCAACGGTCTCGGTGACGACGCACTCGGCGCCCACCGGGATGCCCGTGATCGTGTCGCTGCGGAACGGCCCCTCGCCGCCGTCGCTCTCGACGACGAGTTCCTGATCGACCACCGTCTCGCCCCCGGAGGTGCAGACGACCTCGAACACGTACTCCCCCTCGGAGAAGGCCGGAGCACCCGGACCCGCGACCTGCTTCAGCACATCGAGCGCCCCGGTGCGGAACTCGTTCTCGATGTCGACCCGCACGGGCTCGCCGGCGGAGGCATCTCCGACGACGATCGACTCGGGCGTCACGGTCGACTCGGTCGCGCCACCCGCGTCGGTCTCGGTGACCCGGCACTCGGCCCCGGTCGGCAGGTGCTCGACGAGCCACGCATCGCCGGGGGCATCCTTCGTCAGGGTGTGCGTGCCGTCGTAGACCGTGTCGGGGTTCGCGGCCGTGAGAGTGCAGACGAGCCGCACCTCGAAGTCGCCGAAGCTGCCGCCCCAGGCATCTGCTCCGGTGCCGGTGACGGACTTCACGACCTCCACCGAGCCGACCGTGTAGTGGTTCGTCACGGCCACGAGGGTGACGGACTGGTCCTCTTCGTCGTCGGGCAGCACGGTGAACTCGGCGCTCGCGGTGTCGCCGCGATCATCGTCGACGCCGTTCTGCGTGACGACGATCGTCGTGCCGGCCCCGCGCTGCTCGGTCTCCTCGACCGTGCAGTCGGAACCGGCGGGCAGGCCGGTGAACGGCCGCACCGCGCCGCCTGTCAGCTCGAACTCGACGTCGAGCACCGTCGCGCCCTCGAATTCGCAGCTCGCGGTGAAGCGGTAGCTCGTCTCGTACTCGATCGGCACGCCGTCCTGATTCTCGGCCCCGCCGTTGTCGACGGTCTTGCTCACCGAGAATCCGCCGAGTTCGTAGCTGTTCGTGACGGTCACCTGCTCGACCTCGCCGCTGTCGGGTGCCGGGTGATGGATGTCGGGCCTGACCGTGAGGTCCCGGCGCGCCGTCACCGTTCCCGAGCGATCGCCGACGCCCGCGGGATCGTACGTGACGGTGGAACCCTGCGCCGCGATCTCCTGCACGGTGCAGTCGGAGTACATCGGCAGGCTCGTGCCCGCGCCGAAGGCGACCCGGGTGCCGTCCGCCGGCACCGTCACCGGCGATGCGGGGTCGCCCTCGCCGTCGACGAGCGCGACGGCCTCGCCGCCCGAGGTGCACTGCACGTCGAAGTCGTACGAGCCGGGCAGCTGCCATTCGTCGGGCCAGCCGTCGGGGAGGACGACCTGCTTCTCGAGCGCGATCTCGCCTGTCGGCACCGCGACTCCCGAACGCACCGGCTCGACCGGGCCCTGATAGATCTCGACGCCGTCGAAGACGCTGCGTGATCCCGCCGCGACCGCGTTCCACGCGATCGGCAGGCCTCCGTTGACGGCTGCCGGGTTCGACAACGGTGTCTGCGTGTCGAAGGTGAGTGCGCCCGATGCTCTCGGCGTCAAGCCGATCCCGTCGACCCAGGTCACGACGACCTTGAGGGCCTTCGCCTGAGCGAGCTCTGCCGCCGGGGTGGCGTCCGTGAACTCGATCCAGTCGCGCGCGCTCACATCGGCGTAGCAGGGGTCGCTCGTCGGCATCGGCGTCGTGCGCGTGCTGAACTCGATGTCCGCCGCATTGCATTCGCGCGCCGGAACCGTGGTCATGTAGGAGCTCGTGAACACCACGCTCGGATCGAAGACCGTGACGTTGCCGAGGAACGTCGGCGACCACTCCGAGCCGCGGCTGGTTCCGACCGTCACCCCGGTATCCCCGACCCCGGGCAGCACATCGATGCCGCCGATCGAATCGACCGGAACGTTGCCGAGGTTCGTGAAGCCGATCGCCCATCGTTGCACACCGCCGGGGCGGGTGATCGGAACGCAGCCGCCGAGGTAGTAGCCGGAGATCATCGCGTTGGGCTCGGCGCACGCCTCGCCCGAACTCGGGTCGGTCGTGTTCAGCACCCCGAGGTCGTTGTAGTTCGAGTCGGCGGGATCGACGCCCGGGACTCCCGCTCCGACGCCCCTCACCGCCTTCTGCAACGCGATGGGCGCTGCCGCGGTGGGGTTGACCGTCGTGTTCGCCGCGCACGCCTCGACCACCTGGGTCGCAGGCACCGGCTGGGCGAACGCGGTCGACTCGCACCTGTCGAAGGTGCGGTCGCTCGTCGCCGTGATCGTGTTGCCGACGGGGGTGCCTGGCGCGAGGCGCAGGCGGAACTGCAGCGCGGCCGAGATCACGAGGGCATCGCCCGGTTCGAAGACGAACCCGTCTGGCACCGTGATCGTCACGGCGCCAGTCGTCGTGTCGAGCGCGCCCGAGAATCCGCTCGCGTCGAGCTCGGTGCCGTCACCGGCGGTCAGGGTGAACCCGAAGACGGGGTCGGCGTCGGGCTGCGGCACGAGCAGCGAACCGTCCGCGTCGGTCGCCACCTGGTCGGTGAGCTCGAGGCCGGTCATCGGCCAGTCGCCGGTGTTCGTGACGGTCATGCGGTACGGGATGGCGCCGATCGGCGGGAACTGCTGCGACGCCGCTCCATCCGAACCGTTGCCCGGCGCCTTCTCGACCCTGATCGCGTTCTGCAGGTGCAGGAGCTGCGTGGTGGCGGTCGCGCCGGCGTCGGCCTCCCAGACCGTGTCGCCAGTGTCGATCCATGATCCGGTGCCGTGCACCTCGACGACGTCGGTCATCGTGCCCGGCACCGTCTCGCCCGGCGCCGTCGGCTGGCCGGGCTGGGTCGAGGGCACCGGCACGGAGTCGACCTGGCCGGTCGGACCGAAGTGCAGGAACTCGAGCCGGTCGGCGGTGAAGGCGATCGGCACGATCGGATTGATCGGGTTCTCCCAGTTCGAGCCGTCGGCGTCGACGCGGACCTCGAATCGCAGGCCCCGCACGTCGGCGTTCGAGACTCCGTTGGGGAGCACGGGCACGACGGCGCCATCGGATGCCGCGTTCTGCCAGTCGTCGACGACCCAGCAGGCCGTGAGGTCGGCAGATCCGTCGCACGTGTAGCCGAGCTCGCCGGTGCCCGCGTCGAGCGCCCACTCGACGCCGACGAGCGCAGAGACCCGCAACTGGTGCAGGTTCGGCGGCAATGTCGCGGTGGGGAACGAGGCCAACTCGAAGGCATTCCAGAACGTCGCCTCGGCGTCGGTGATCGCGAGCTCTCTCGTGCGCACGTTACCGGTCGGCTGGCCGGTGAGTGTCACCGTGTACCCGTCGCGCGGCTCGTTCTCGTAGCGCGAGGCGGGGTCGATGGCCTTCTGCGCGACCACGCCGTACGTCGCCTCGACGAACGGGAGCGTGTCGGTGGCGGTGCCGGATGCCTCGTCGATGGCGGGGTTGTCGCCCGGCCGGGTGACCTCCGCTCCGGCGACGTTGGTCGCGAGATCTGCCGTGGTCACCGGGTCGGCGGGGGCGCTGCGCTGGGTCTTGCGGGCCTGATACGTGAGCACGACCGTGCTCTGCGCCGTGCTCTGGATCGAGACGCCACCGGGGTCGGTGTGCAGCACCTCGACGCCGATGACATCGGAGAGCTGGCTGTGCCCCAACGCGAGGGCGTCGTCGATCGAGATCGGCGGGTCGACGCTGCCGCCCTCACGGGTGAGGGTGACCGTCGACTGCGTCGCGCCGTCGGGGACCGAGATGGAGGCGATGCGATACAGGTTGAGGTATTCGTACACGTCGGTCGCCGATCCGGGTGCCGGGTCCGAGATCCGCAAGGTCGCCACCGCAGCCTCGGTCTCGTTGCGAGCGGTGATCGTGGTGTTGACGAGCGGATACCTCGATGAGGGTGTGGTCGCGGGCGGGATCGGCAGCGAGTCCTGGTCGAAGGCCTTCGAGACCGAGACGTTGACCGTCGAGTCGAGGATCGTGATGAGATCGCTGTCGACCCGGTCGACGGGCGCCGGCCCCTCGCCGACCAGTTCGGCGGTGTTGCTCACGATGCCGGGCTGGCCCGAGTTGTAGTCCTCGCTGTGCAGAGTCCCCGTGACCGGCCCGCCGTCGCTCCGGGTGAAGTCGCGCAGCTGGAAGACGAGGTCGAGCAGGCGCTGGTGGTCGTAGGAGGCGGCGACACCGGAACCGGGCGCGGGTCCTGTTCCGCCGCCGCGATGCGAGCCCTCTTCGTAGGTGATGCGCACAGCGCGGGTGGTTCCGACCTCGTCGGCCGACAGCGTGTAGCCGGGGAACGCCCCGTCGCACGCGGTGCCGTCGCCGCACGCGGCCGTCGTGACGTTCTGCCAGGAGCCTGTTGCGCCGTTGAAGAGCTCGACGGCCGCGATGCGGTCGTACGGCATCATCGGGTCGAGCGTCGAGTCGATCGCGGCGATCTCCACGAGATTCCACGCGTCGAACGCCGACTGGGCGATCGCCGCGTCGCCGTATGCCGGGCCCGCCATCGGGTCGTCGGTGATCGCGACGGAGTCGAACGGCAGCCCGTCGGTCGACCACGAGACGCGGGCGGTGCGCTGGTCGCCACTGAAGGCGAAGAGCGGGTCGATCGGGTCGACCAGCCAGCGCTTCGCGAGGAGGTCGATGCCGGAGCCATCCGAATCGAACGGCTTCAGGTCGATCTGGTCGCCATCGGTCGCGGTGTTGTCGTCGGGGCTCGCGTCGTTCGGATTCGCGACCTCGGAGCCCGCCGTGTTCGCGACGGTCAGCGGGTCGGCGGCCTCGGCCGCGTCGGCGACCGATCCGGAACCGTCGCGGAACCGGTCGCGAGTCTCGACTGTGACCGTCGGCGTGACCTGGAAGCCGGGCGGCAGCAACTCGCCCGGCTTCGGGGTGTAGACGAAGCGGATTCCCTCGATCTCATCCTTCAGACCGGACGGGATCGCGACGACGAGTGTGCCCTCGCCGTCGAGCTGCCCACCGGGCAGGTTCACCCACGCGGTCCCATCCCAGTACTGCACCTGCAGATCGGTGTTGGCCGCCACCCCGGCGACGATCTGATCGGCGTCGAAGGCGTTCCAGAACGGCGTGACCGGGTCGCCCGGCTGCGGGTCGGGCGGATCGCTCACGATCAGGCGCTCGGACCCGATCGTCGAGGGGTTCGGCTGCTCGTTGTTCACGGTCGCGTGGAAGCTCACGTCGGTGGTCGCGCCCGGCACCGCCCAGATCTCGTCGCGGGCGATGTTCTTCTCGATCGTGGTCGAGACCCGACCGGGCTGCCGCGTGATGTCAGCGGAGTCCTCGTCGGCGCCCTGCTTTCCGACCGCGTCGGTCACGGTCGACGTGGTCTCGTTCGTGCTCACGACGTCTTCGGTGCCGACGGCCTGGGCGGTCACGGTGAACGGCAGCGTGGCGGCGGCGTTCTGGATGATCGGTCCGGTGAACGCCACCGTGAACCCGACGACGCCCGCCCTCGTCGGGTCGGGCAGCGTGTTCGGGGCGTCCGCCGCGAGCGTCTCCTCCGACCCGTCGTCGTAGACGTAGGTGACCGTCGCACCGGTGGAATTCGGCGGCCACACCACGCCGCTCGTGAACCCGTCGAAGTCGAGGCCCTGCTCACCGAGGTCGGGCGACCCGGGGGTCGGCTCCTGGATGACCATGGAGGTGACGGGTCGGAACCCGTTGGTCGACGTGATCGTCGCCGTCGTCTGTTGCCCCCCGAGGAGGTTCGGGTTGGCGAACGACTTCTCGGTGTCGACGACCGGTCCGGTGTTCGAGACGACGACGTCGCCGGGCGCGGTCTTCGGCGTGCTCGAGTCGCCGTGCACCACGATGTTCGACGACGCGGTGTTGGGCACGGTCACCGACTGCTCCGCCGGGATTCCCTCGACCGTGTCGTTCGTCTCGGCGCCGATGCCGATCGCCGCCTGCTCGTCTGCGGGCGTCGGCGGCAGCGGGCCCGTCGTCGAGCTGAACGTGAAGCGCAGCCCTTTCACGTCGGAGAGCGGGTCGACGTCGGGGATGTCCGTGAAGTCGGTCGGGATCGGTCCGGTCGTGTACGCGACCTTCCAGACCCCGTCGGTGTCGAGCCACTCGATCTCGACCTGGTCGGCACCGGCCGGCGGGGTGATCGAGGTGATGCCGGTGAAGTCGAAGTACGAGTCGAAAGGACTCGCGACGCCCTCGGCGGGATCCTGCACGACGATCTGGTCGACGGAGCGGTTCGAGGCGTTGCCGCCGCCGATCGTGTAGTCGACGGGTTGGCCGGCAAGAGCGGGGATGCCGGGGGTGCCATCGGGCTGGTGGTCGTCGACCGACTTCTGCACGGTCGAGTCGAGCACCTCGGTCACTTCGATGGAGATCGCCGCCGAGGCATCCGTCGGCACGGCGTTGTCGGCCGTGGCATGCACGGTGTTCACGATCTCGGTGCCGTCGTAGTCGGCGCTGACGTCTGCGGGCACCTGCACGAAGACCGTGATCGAGGCCTTCGACCCGGCCGGCTGCCCCGTGCCGGCCGCGCCCGCCCTGGTGAAGTCGACCGTGAAGTCGGCCCCGTCGACGGCGACCGTGCTCGTGCCGCCACCGCTCACGACCACGGGGTTCGACACCGCCGGGTCGAAGATCAGCGGCGCCGGCAGGGTATCGGTGAGTTCCGCGTTGATGCACGTGTCGACGAGGTTGCTGTTGCAGATCAGCTCGATCGTGTAGTTGAACTGCTCACCGGGCTCGTACGGGGAGGTGTCGGGGTCGACCGTCTTGGTGAGGAGGAATTCGGCGTCGCCGGGCGCTGCGTACGCCGCCGGAAG
Proteins encoded in this window:
- a CDS encoding DUF5979 domain-containing protein, translating into MSVIRRALAGAIAVVFAIGLTAPNALPAAYAAPGDAEFLLTKTVDPDTSPYEPGEQFNYTIELICNSNLVDTCINAELTDTLPAPLIFDPAVSNPVVVSGGGTSTVAVDGADFTVDFTRAGAAGTGQPAGSKASITVFVQVPADVSADYDGTEIVNTVHATADNAVPTDASAAISIEVTEVLDSTVQKSVDDHQPDGTPGIPALAGQPVDYTIGGGNASNRSVDQIVVQDPAEGVASPFDSYFDFTGITSITPPAGADQVEIEWLDTDGVWKVAYTTGPIPTDFTDIPDVDPLSDVKGLRFTFSSTTGPLPPTPADEQAAIGIGAETNDTVEGIPAEQSVTVPNTASSNIVVHGDSSTPKTAPGDVVVSNTGPVVDTEKSFANPNLLGGQQTTATITSTNGFRPVTSMVIQEPTPGSPDLGEQGLDFDGFTSGVVWPPNSTGATVTYVYDDGSEETLAADAPNTLPDPTRAGVVGFTVAFTGPIIQNAAATLPFTVTAQAVGTEDVVSTNETTSTVTDAVGKQGADEDSADITRQPGRVSTTIEKNIARDEIWAVPGATTDVSFHATVNNEQPNPSTIGSERLIVSDPPDPQPGDPVTPFWNAFDADQIVAGVAANTDLQVQYWDGTAWVNLPGGQLDGEGTLVVAIPSGLKDEIEGIRFVYTPKPGELLPPGFQVTPTVTVETRDRFRDGSGSVADAAEAADPLTVANTAGSEVANPNDASPDDNTATDGDQIDLKPFDSDGSGIDLLAKRWLVDPIDPLFAFSGDQRTARVSWSTDGLPFDSVAITDDPMAGPAYGDAAIAQSAFDAWNLVEIAAIDSTLDPMMPYDRIAAVELFNGATGSWQNVTTAACGDGTACDGAFPGYTLSADEVGTTRAVRITYEEGSHRGGGTGPAPGSGVAASYDHQRLLDLVFQLRDFTRSDGGPVTGTLHSEDYNSGQPGIVSNTAELVGEGPAPVDRVDSDLITILDSTVNVSVSKAFDQDSLPIPPATTPSSRYPLVNTTITARNETEAAVATLRISDPAPGSATDVYEYLNLYRIASISVPDGATQSTVTLTREGGSVDPPISIDDALALGHSQLSDVIGVEVLHTDPGGVSIQSTAQSTVVLTYQARKTQRSAPADPVTTADLATNVAGAEVTRPGDNPAIDEASGTATDTLPFVEATYGVVAQKAIDPASRYENEPRDGYTVTLTGQPTGNVRTRELAITDAEATFWNAFELASFPTATLPPNLHQLRVSALVGVEWALDAGTGELGYTCDGSADLTACWVVDDWQNAASDGAVVPVLPNGVSNADVRGLRFEVRVDADGSNWENPINPIVPIAFTADRLEFLHFGPTGQVDSVPVPSTQPGQPTAPGETVPGTMTDVVEVHGTGSWIDTGDTVWEADAGATATTQLLHLQNAIRVEKAPGNGSDGAASQQFPPIGAIPYRMTVTNTGDWPMTGLELTDQVATDADGSLLVPQPDADPVFGFTLTAGDGTELDASGFSGALDTTTGAVTITVPDGFVFEPGDALVISAALQFRLRLAPGTPVGNTITATSDRTFDRCESTAFAQPVPATQVVEACAANTTVNPTAAAPIALQKAVRGVGAGVPGVDPADSNYNDLGVLNTTDPSSGEACAEPNAMISGYYLGGCVPITRPGGVQRWAIGFTNLGNVPVDSIGGIDVLPGVGDTGVTVGTSRGSEWSPTFLGNVTVFDPSVVFTSSYMTTVPARECNAADIEFSTRTTPMPTSDPCYADVSARDWIEFTDATPAAELAQAKALKVVVTWVDGIGLTPRASGALTFDTQTPLSNPAAVNGGLPIAWNAVAAGSRSVFDGVEIYQGPVEPVRSGVAVPTGEIALEKQVVLPDGWPDEWQLPGSYDFDVQCTSGGEAVALVDGEGDPASPVTVPADGTRVAFGAGTSLPMYSDCTVQEIAAQGSTVTYDPAGVGDRSGTVTARRDLTVRPDIHHPAPDSGEVEQVTVTNSYELGGFSVSKTVDNGGAENQDGVPIEYETSYRFTASCEFEGATVLDVEFELTGGAVRPFTGLPAGSDCTVEETEQRGAGTTIVVTQNGVDDDRGDTASAEFTVLPDDEEDQSVTLVAVTNHYTVGSVEVVKSVTGTGADAWGGSFGDFEVRLVCTLTAANPDTVYDGTHTLTKDAPGDAWLVEHLPTGAECRVTETDAGGATESTVTPESIVVGDASAGEPVRVDIENEFRTGALDVLKQVAGPGAPAFSEGEYVFEVVCTSGGETVVDQELVVESDGGEGPFRSDTITGIPVGAECVVTETVAGNADEPAPPVTVTIPDQTEQGVETVVTAGFVNKFSLGTVELVKQVDGEAADAEYVTGAVFTVQVTCQVEVDGQLVTLHDGAVEITAGETVEIVDADGDPVLLPGGTHCFGAETDAGGASAWSVDFDSYDDAAIVEASETAQRLTITATNTFEFGSLELEKTVSGVTSQATGKTFRIELTCVLDRGANDPYVALDAEPIAITAGETKRIDGLPIGTECWAEEVDAGGAAAVTVSATEAAPVVVGGGAPVTITVDNRFDLPLPATGVDGGELAARLISALLMIGGGFAVIAIVRRRRGRA